From Corticium candelabrum chromosome 13, ooCorCand1.1, whole genome shotgun sequence, a single genomic window includes:
- the LOC134188575 gene encoding LOW QUALITY PROTEIN: NHL repeat-containing protein 2-like (The sequence of the model RefSeq protein was modified relative to this genomic sequence to represent the inferred CDS: inserted 3 bases in 2 codons), producing the protein MNVNVYSIRKVCVDEVGDRLFVSDTGHHRDVVIDMDGLVIDVIDGSSRGFQDGDYNSTRFHAPQGLVWCDDMLYVVDTENHAIRKVDLKAGKVTTLVGTGXTGGDHQGGKIGVKQAISSSLEFALLVYQSSSIEHNSLRKCRAGSTGECKNGLFIAMAGTLQIWTYFLQDGPWLKRSSYSAGTCVRFAGSGAEENRNNSYPHKAAFTQQSGLTVACQDGCSCLYVADSESSSIRSVSLQDGATKAVVGEALDPMNLFAFGDVDGKGVDVKLQHPLGVSWNSKGNHLYVADSYNHKIKRVNPLTRKCVTECGNGSAGAAVGSYGSAQFSEPGGLCVTRQLQXLYVADTNNHCVKIVNLESKLVSQLVVREAAVVESEGKQVKEKRVSPRGTAVTQLPSLCMRDGITRNIRLHVELSADCHFT; encoded by the exons ATGAACGTGAACGTTTACTCGATAA GGAAAGTATGTGTAGACGAGGTTGGTGATCGACTCTTTGTGTCCGACACTGGACATCACAGAGATGTAGTGATCGACATGGATGGGCTGGTTATTGATGTGATTGATGGGTCGAGTCGTGGATTTCAAGATGGAGACTATAACTCGACACGTTTCCATGCACCTCAAGGATTAGTGTGGTGTGATGATATGTTGTATGTAGTTGATACTGAGAATCATGCCATTCGAAAG GTTGATTTGAAAGCTGGAAAGGTGACAACGTTAGTTGGGACGG CAACAGGTGGTGATCATCAGGGTGGAAAGATTGGTGTCAAACAAGCCATTAGTTCTTCTTTGGAGTTTGCATTGCTAGTTTACCAG TCAAGTAGCATCGAACACAACAGTTTGCGCAAATGCAGGGCCG GAAGTACGGGAGAATGCAAGAATGGTCTCTTTATTGCAATGGCAGGGACTCTTCAAATATGGACATATTTTCTTCAGGATGGTCCGTGGCTGAAACGCAG CTCATATTCGGCTGGCACGTGTGTTCGGTTTGCTGGCAGTGGAGCCGAAGAGAATCGCAACAACTCATATCCTCATAAAGCTGCATTTACTCAGCAATCGGGTCTTACAGTGGCTTGTCAGGATGGCTGTTCTTGTTTGTACGTGGCTGACAGTGAGAGCAGTAGCATCAGGTCTGTGAGTCTTCAGGATGGAGCAACGAAAGCTGTTGTGGGAGAAGCATTGGATCCCAT gaatttgtttgcttttggtgATGTTGATGGCAAAGGTGTAGATGTGAAGTTGCAGCATCCTCTTGGAGTCTCTTGGAACAGCAAAGGCAATCATCTATATGTTGCTGACTCCTATAATCACAAA ATTAAACGTGTTAATCCTTTGACTCGTAAATGTGTCACTGAGTGTGGTAATGGATCGGCAGGTGCAGCTGTTGGCTCCTACGGTAGTGCACAGTTTTCTGAACCGGGAGGTTTATGTGTCACACGACAGCTGCA GCTCTATGTAGCTGACACCAACAATCATTGTGTTAAGATTGTAAACCTAGAATCAAAACTTGTTTCTCAG TTGGTTGTCAGAGAAGCTGCTGTTGTAGAGTCTGAAGGTAAGCAAGTCAAAGAGAAACGTGTGTCACCTAGAGGAACTGCTGTCACTCAACTGCCTTCGTTGTGTATGAGAGATGGGATTACAAGGAACATCCGGCTGCACGTTGAGCTTTCTGCAGACTGTCATTTCACTTAG
- the LOC134189321 gene encoding glutathione S-transferase omega-1-like, translating into MARYTNKVMPSVYSALKDQNNECIPDLLNAHEKHVEAPLKQLNSPFFGGQSLNAMDIHIWPFLEVMDAKASVGDITIPATRFPTMISYIERMKEVPAVKEVMHTLDDFKGFWETWKTPGPPDYNYHSKYPFYTADEEIL; encoded by the exons ATGGcaagatatacaaacaag GTCATGCCTTCAGTGTATTCAGCCCTGAAAGATCAAAACAACGAGTGCATCCCTGATCTTCTCAACGCTCACGAGAAACACGTTGAGGCACCACTTAAACAACTCAACAGTCCATTCTTCGGAGGTCAATCCCTCAATGCAATGGACATCCACATATGGCCGTTTCTTGAAGTGATGGATGCCAAGGCATCAGTCGGTGATATCACCATACCTGCCACTCGATTTCCAACAATGATTTCCTACATCGAGCGCATGAAGGAGGTACCAGCTGTGAAAGAGGTGATGCACACGTTGGACGATTTTAAAGGATTCTGGGAAACGTGGAAAACTCCCGGACCACCAGACTACAACTACCACTCCAAGTACCCGTTCTATACAGCGGATGAGGAGATACTCTAG
- the LOC134188576 gene encoding uncharacterized protein LOC134188576 has protein sequence MNALENITNNITEAAIYRQNVSTSSPATATTNQTSSPTDYMKGNEPHTLLSLSVGFAIGALLRHAFKRTPLPYTVVLLVFGMILGGLARVFKPLSDYTAIAHMDPHLILFIFLPTLVFESAFAMDVHTFKKTLFQTVILAGPGLALCTVLTAMIGRFIFTYDWGWMPSLMFGCILSATDPVAVVSILRDVGTSKQLGTIIEGESLLNDGAAIVLFEVFKAGSIPGGAWNGGQITIYFIRVALGGPLFGWFMGKLSIFWLSHVYNDALVEITITLASTYMTFYIGEQFLKVSGVLAVLALGIEINSRKESISPEVEVFLHRFWEMMGYLANTVIFILVGEVITEDAFDDVTGKDVIYLISVYVGIMVIRSIVLFGLSPIMHRVGYGTSSQNILVMIWGGLRGAVGLVLALIVTEHNGIDQHSIGSKVLFHTAGIVALTLLLNATTIKPLLRLLGMTAVSEARRGTLTSAVRHIRQTANNAVAILKEDRFLCGANWEMVEEGSFIKDPFKTENVEFHVVDDHIEDLAEVSQCPCCEAVVPVVLRAKDLDELAEEARLRYIKAQKTSYWKQFEQGMLGRDAVRTLQGAADSAMDEANKFIGLNDIEHTWMVPKLYIKTREMVIRLHQSISQPPIEIPEPFYRIQKLVYRFACHPLFDWSIIGLIMINMVIIIVELTASKNASYKGGLKISNYVFCSIYIIECVLKAVAFRKHYILPLKKNFWNWFDLVIVLISVIDICIDTFVPENENNGGSNFSPALLRVARILRVARVGRGLRAFKLLFPFITKVIDNIINRHLSLGYDIGKGFVLGEEEVAKHVDQVVEHLQTAEELKFQSGNNLLEVVRSLGLLSKEHPGVVISVQTRQAIRAVLNHCQDVIQKMQSGGLLDEGDAEKLFMVVEEKMKRLQNSPSLMMPTPSDRLLRKMKWLEDTSDEVANRITEIAVLKHYGEGETIVQEGDESDGMYLVVSGLVRVMVGYVSSKGKSLMTTAAYLTSGSVIGEVGFLTGQPRSASVVCETPAQAFFINAVDTRQVISDHPHLEEKLWRVCGIRVANSLLTENAFYQVRSRR, from the exons ATGAATGCACTCGAGAATATCACCAACAACATCACCGAAGCTGCGATCTACCGCCAAAACGTGTCAACGTCATCGCCGGCAACGGCGACAACCAATCAAACGTCGAGTCCGACTGATTATATGAAAGGGAATGAACCACATACTCTTTTGTCGCTCTCGGTTGGATTTGCAATTGGAG CTCTACTACGTCATGCTTTCAAGCGTACACCTCTTCCTTACACAGTTGTCTTGCTTGTCTTTGGTATGATTTTGGGAGGATTGGCTCGCGTTTTCAAGCCGCTTTCGGATTACACAGCCATTGCTCACATGGATCCTCATCTGATTCTGTTTATATTTCTACCGACGCTCGTGTTTGAGTCTGCATTTGCAATGGACGTTCATACGTTTAAGAAGACACTTTTTCAGACAGTCATACTGGCAG GTCCTGGACTTGCTTTGTGCACTGTGTTGACTGCAATGATTGGGAGGTTTATATTCACATATGATTGGGGCTGGATGCCATCACTTATGTTTGGATGCATTTTGAGTGCAACTGATCCAGTGGCAGTTGTGTCCATTCTCAGAGACGTTG GAACGTCTAAGCAACTGGGGACGATCATTGAAGGCGAGTCTCTGCTAAACGATGGTGCTGccattgttttgtttgaagTATTCAAAGCTGGATCTATACCTGGTGGAGCATGGAATG GAGGTCAAATTACTATCTACTTTATCAGAGTTGCGCTTGGTGGCCCGTTGTTTGGTTGGTTTATGGGCAAGCTGTCGATCTTTTGGCTCTCACATGTGTACAACGATGCCTTGGTTGAGATTACTATCACACTGGCATCAACGTATATGACGTTTTACATCGGCGAACAGTTTCTTAAAGTGTCTGGCGTGTTGGCTGTGTTGGCTCTTGGTATTGAGATAAACAGTCGTAAGGAGAGCATCAGTCCAGAGGTGGAAGTGTTTCTGCATcg TTTCTGGGAGATGATGGGATACCTGGCTAACACAGTGATATTTATTCTTGTGGGTGAGGTCATCACTGAGGATGCATTTGATGATGTGACAGGAAAAGATGTTATATATCTGATTTCTGTGTATGTAGGCATCATGGTCATAAG ATCCATTGTGTTGTTTGGGCTGTCACCAATTATGCATCGGGTGGGCTATGGCACGAGTTCTCAGAACATCCTCGTTATGATATGGGGCGGCTTGAGAGGAGCTGTTGGTCTCGTCCTTGCGCTTATTGTTACAGAACACAACGGAATAGATCAACACAGCATCGGCAGTAAA GTTCTGTTTCACACTGCTGGCATTGTGGCTCTTACTCTACTTCTCAATGCAACGACTATTAAGCCGTTACTTCGACTGTTAGGCATGACTGCTGTGTCTGAAGCCCGACGTGGGACATTGACATCAGCTGTACGTCATATACGCCAGACAGCTAATAATGCGGTTGCCATTCTGAAAGAGGATCGATTTCTTTGTGGTGCGAACTGGGAGATGGTGGAAGAAGGTTCGTTTATTAAGGATCCGTTCAAAACGGAGAATGTTGAG TTTCAT GTGGTTGACGATCATATCGAAGATCTAGCAGAAGTCAGTCAATGTCCCTGCTGTGAAGCTGTTGTTCCAGTTGTACTGAGAGCAAAGGATCTAGACGAACTGGCCGAAGAGGCTCGTCTGCGCTACATCAAGGCACAAAAGACAAGCTACTGGAAACAGTTTGAGCAGGGGATGTTGGGACGAGATGCAGTCAGGACACTCCAAGGGGCAGCAGACAGCGCGATGGACGAAGCAAACAA ATTTATTGGACTGAATGACATCGAACACACATGGATGGTACCTAAGCTGTATATAAAGACA CGTGAAATGGTGATACGCTTGCACCAGAGTATTAGCCAGCCTCCAATCGAGATACCCGAGCCGTTTTATCGGATTCAGAAACTTGTATATCGTTTTGCTTGCCATCCATTGTTCGATTGGAGCATTATTGGTCTTATTATGATCAACATGGTTATCATCATTGTGGAGCTGACTGCGTCAAAGAATGCATCGTACAAGGGCGGACTGAAGATATCAAACTATGTGTTTTGCTCGATCTATATTATCGAGTGTGTTCTCAag gcTGTGGCCTTTCGCAAGCATTACATTCTACCGTTGAAGAAAAACTTTTGGAATTGGTTCGATCTTGTGATTGTCTTAATCTCGGTCATCGACATTTGTATCGACACGTTTGTGCCTGAGAATGAGAACAATGGTGGATCTAATTTCTCGCCTGCATTGCTTCGTGTTGCACGGATTTTGCGAGTGGCTCGAGTGGGTAGAGGTCTGCGAGCTTTTAAG CTCTTGTTTCCCTTCATAACAAAGGTGATCGACAATATCATCAATAGACATCTCAGTCTTGGCTACGACATTGGGAAAGGTTTTGTCCTAGGAGAAGAAGAGGTTGCCAAACATGTTGATCAGGTAGTTGAACATCTTCAGACTGCAGAAGAATTGAAATTTCAATCTGGAAACAACCTATTGGAAGTAGTCCGGAGCCTTG GTCTGTTGTCGAAAGAACATCCGGGAGTTGTGATATCGGTGCAGACGAGACAGGCAATAAGAGCGGTGCTCAATCACTGTCAAGATGTTATCCAAAAGATGCAGTCTGGCGGGCTACTCGATGAAGGAGACGCAGAGAAATTATTCATG GTGGTCGAAGAGAAAATGAAGAGACTGCAGAATAGTCCGTCGCTCATGATGCCCACTCCGTCCGACAGGCTTCTGCGCAAGATGAAATGGTTGGAGGATACGTCGGACGAGGTCGCGAATCGCATCACGGAAATCGCCGTGCTGAAGCACTACGGCGAAGGCGAGACAATCGTACAAGAAGGAGACGAAAGCGACGGAATGTATCTCGTTGTGTCTGGCCTCGTTAGG GTAATGGTGGGATACGTTTCTTCCAAGGGCAAATCCCTGATGACGACTGCTGCTTATCTCACTTCCGGCAGCGTCATCGGCGAAGTCGGTTTTTTGACTGGTCAACCACGAAGTGCGTCGGTCGTATGTGAAACGCCAGCGCAG GCTTTTTTCATCAATGCCGTAGATACCCGACAGGTCATATCGGATCATCCTCATCTGGAAGAGAAGCTGTGGCGCGTCTGTGGCATCAGAGTCGCTAACTCTCTGCTTACCGAAAACGCCTTCTACCAAGTACGTTCGAGGCGATAA
- the LOC134188849 gene encoding multifunctional dye peroxidase DyP2-like: protein MRRLLAIFVLSCLSTLVASDLPSTPLNLSDPDVVSLLTNLQGNILQDHGRHYARHIFITFGSNSSASRWLVSLLSKHVTSAYEELHNKETDLFGSLLLSASGYEKLGVDESKIPSQQVFRLGMQDLDTPVRLGNFSLPNPCSDPPVEDWDEPFAEAAPNALAVVAVGGSGALDKLNFVETVIRKVVSLFGGDVIGVYNGYRIKNMDGLDEEHFGFADGISNPLFYEEDYKAALEQTTTNKFISGADPLAQLELVLVKDELSNSSVSSFAYGSYLVYRRLEENVGLFRQFGKTIQELLGKQGINVSQDDAESRMIGRRKDGVPLVHDLSGVKPDDRNTAINFNFDGDKDGAQCPFASHIRKVNPRGSSTAKNDAANKIVRRNMVYGRKSRREAKGLLFLCFQSALDVGFLVEQVDWANNEEFGEGPPPRVGLDMVIGQYLPQNPPKVEQTVWEDPIVKLQVKDCVTMRGGEYFFAPAITTLQNILDL from the exons ATGAGGCGTCTGCTTGCCATCTTTGTTCTCAGCTGCCTTTCAACCTTGGTAGCATCAGATCTACCATCGACTCCACTCAATCTATCTGATCCCGATGTCGTTAGCCTTCTGACTAACCTTCAAGGCAACATCCTGCAAGATCACGGTAGACACTATGCTCGCCACATATTCATCACATTCGGATCCAACTCCAGCGCATCGAGGTGGCTAGTTTCCTTGCTATCAAAACACGTGACTAGCGCCTACGAAGAgctacacaacaaagaaacagatcTGTTTGGAAGCCTTCTCCTGTCTGCATCTGGATACGAAAAGCTGGGCGTAGATGAGAGCAAAATACCA AGTCAGCAGGTGTTCCGATTGGGGATGCAAGATCTCGATACACCCGTTAGGCTCGGAAACTTCTCGTTGCCTAATCCCTGTTCGGATCCTCCAGTTGAAGACTGGGATGAGCCGTTTGCGGAGGCGGCTCCAAATGCTCTCGCTGTTGTAGCAGTGGGTGGCTCTGGTGCGCTAGACAAGCTTAATTTTGTTGAGACGGTCATCAGGAAGGTTGTTTCTTTATTCGGAGGCGACGTTATCG GTGTCTACAATGGTTACAGGATTAAGAATATGGACGGTCTGGATGAGGAACACTTTGGTTTCGCTGATGGGATCAGCAATCCACTCTTCTATGAGGAGGATTACAAGGCAGCCCTTGAGCAGACGACGACAAACAAGTTCATATCAGGTGCAGACCCCCTGGCGCAACTCGAGTTG GTACTTGTGAAAGACGAGTTGAGTAACTCTTCAGTCTCTTCATTTGCCTACGGCTCTTATTTGGTGTACCGTCGTCTAGAAGAAAACGTCGGCCTTTTCCGTCAATTCGGTAAAACCATTCAAGAATTACTGGGAAAACAAGGAATAAATGTGAGCCAAGACGACGCGGAATCAAGAATG ATCGGACGTAGAAAAGATGGCGTACCACTCGTACATGATCTGTCTGGAGTGAAACCCGACGATAGAAACACGGCTATCAATTTTAACTTCGACGGTGACAAGGACGGTGCTCAATGTCCATTTGCTAGTCACATAAGGAAAGTAAACCCAAGAg GTAGTTCTACTGCTAAAAATGATGCTGCAAACAAGATAGTTCGTCGTAACATGGTGTACGGGAGAAAATCCAGACGAGAAGCTAAAGGCctattgtttctgtgttttcaATCAGCCTTGGATGTGGGATTTCTTGTAGAGCAGGTTGATTGGGCAAACAATGAAGAATTTGGAGAGGGACCTCCTCCTAGAGTTGGACTGGATATGGTGATAGGACAG TATTTACCCCAAAACCCACCAAAAGTGGAGCAAACCGTATGGGAAGATCCCATTGTAAAACTGCAAGTAAAAGACTGCGTGACTATGCGAGGAGGAGAGTATTTCTTTGCTCCGGCCATCACAACTCTGCAAAACATTCTAGATCTCTAG